DNA sequence from the Grus americana isolate bGruAme1 chromosome Z, bGruAme1.mat, whole genome shotgun sequence genome:
TGTGCTGAATCTGATTTTGTGTGCATCAGTGGTCAGTGTGTGCCTAACAGATGGCAGTGTGATGGGGACCCGGACTGTGAGGATGGATCTGACGAGAGTGCTGAACTGTGCCGTAAGTGAGCCTGGCTTGTCGGTGCAGGCAAGCCTGCGGGGAGTGAAGTTTTGACTTCTTGCCTTCTTGCAGCCTGGATCTCCTCCTAAAGGAAGGATGAATTTGTTGTCTTGAAGAGCACCTTCCTAAGTGCTAGCTTGGCTTTGGCCACATCAGGGTCTTGTCAAGACTTTTTACTGCTTAAAAAGATGCAGAACTGAGTGGGAACTCTGCACTTGTACCTGGTAACATACACCAAGTACAAGGTTTTGCTGCCAGTCAGAAGCAGCAAGCACAACACCACAGGCCTGACCATTACTGTGGCTTGTTCACCAAGTGATCGCTGTCCTCCAAGTCAGCTGCTTTGAAAGATAACCAGAGCTAGTGCAGGAACTGAGTGGCTGACTACATGTTTGGGGGTGGGAAACAGAAGTGCAAAGGCCCGATTGTGAGGTCTCGCAATTAGCAACCCCAGTCTTAAGTGTGGTAACTAATCAAGGAATATAGATCTGTGAAGCATCATTTCTCTGTATTAATAGGATCCACACTGAGGAATACTTCAGCCCCAAGTCCTACTGCACTTCGGCATTACTCCTGCCTACTACTATGTGTTATAGCTCAAGCTTCTACAGTGTAACTGGTGTGCAATTACAAAACTACCACTACAAAGACACTCTTAAAATACTAATCTGTTAGGAGCTAGAAGCACTGTTTTTACTGAATGCTACAAACTAGCATTTTACTAGGTTACTAGTGTAACCTCTTCCATGATGAAGCCATCAACTTAGGTGGATGCTGGTGTCTAATTAACTACAACTTTGTCCAGAGCTGAAGCCTTTCAGTTGCAACTTTCAGGACAACTGCTAAAACCCAAGATCAGTAGCTCTTAAATTTCAGAACTCTTAAATTGAACTTAAACTTTTTTCAATAGATATGAGAACATGCCGGGTAAATGAAATCAGCTGTGGTCCTCAATCAACCCAGTGTATCCCAGTGTCCTGGAAATGTGATGGTGAAAAAGACTGTGACAGTGGAGAAGATGAAGAGAATTGTGGTAAGGGAAGAAACAGTGGCTGCATAGCTCTATTTGAAATTGACTTGTCTGGAAAGGAGCTAGCTGGGCAGTATACCTGGGAAGATAAATTTCTCATACTGTCAATATCTCCTTAAACCTACATTCATCCTGTATTGCAGCCCGCTTAACAAAGCGGACTTGTGCTAACACTCCTCTATCCTGCTAAGAACTACAGCAATATAAGCTATTCAACATCTGTCTTTGGTCTCTGGCTAATTTTGGCAATAGCCATAGGCTTAGTCACGTGTCAGGCAAACCACCAGAACTTGttctctgcagagtttctcaaCAGGTAACTCCAGTTACTGCTTACATTAAGAAATGGTCTCCTAAAATGTAGTAGTGATTTGTGGCCAAGGGCACAGCTTATCTGCTTTGTAGCCCTATCCTGGAGTATTCTATGTGCTTGTCTGAAAGTACAGACTAGGGAAGCTAAGTTTCAGGTGTTGGGGGGCAACTTCAGTCCAGTAAGCAAGTGAAGCTGCTATTGCCAGCATTAGTGCAGCATTCCTGGCTTGTTCTAATGAACTTGTACACATATGAATTGTCTGAGGTGTCCTGAGACAAATCTGCTGTACCCAAAGCTACAGGGCTGGCCTCCATCAGAGCCACCTTACTTGGATGGGCTAATGACACACAGATCTTCAGGCTTCTGCTATGTGtctgtggagctgctgccttAATCGGCAAGCAAATGCCTTAATCTGAGAGCACTTCCAATGAAGCTGATAAAACTATTAGCCTAGGCATACTGAGCTGCTAGCTACACTACTATTAAACCAGCAAATTTGTACTGGTGTAAGTTGTGTGGGTGTGCTTAATACCACAGAATCAACTGGTGCAAGATCTTGATCTGTTATCCCCAGTGGTCCAGGCAAATGGGCCACTGCTGTCCTGGGGACCAGTGCAAAACACTTCAATTTCAAACTACAGTGCATGCTGACCATCTGGCTACCTTAATCTTAGTCTGTACTTTAGAGTTAGCAATTCTCTTACCTTCTGTCTCTGGTTCACAGGGTTTGAGCCTGTTTTCTGAAAGGCTCACACTCTGAAGCAGAACAGTGTAGCTGCTTCAGAAGGAGGTTATTTTCACTCATAGATCAAAACTGATGCCTCTCATAACATCCAAAGGCAAGGAGGACAGTCTGTATGGGGCCTGGGTGTCCTGTAGGTGGTCAGTTAGGTTCTTCTGGAGCCTTATACAGGATGCTGACCTTCTGTCAGCTAACAGCGGATGAAGAacctgcaaagcaaaacacctTCATACAAAAGTCTGCCTTCTTGTTATGATCTTCTAATCTCTCTTACTCCTGTTACTCCAGGCAATGTGACTTGTAGTCCAGCAGAATTCACATGCAGCAGTGGGCAGTGTATTTCCAAGAGCTTTGTCTGCAACGGTCAAGATGACTGCAGTGATGGCAGTGATGAGCTGGAGTGTGCACCTCCTACCTGTGGTGTTCATGAGTTCCAGTGCAAGAGCTCCACTTGCATCCCCATCAGCTGGGTGTGTGATGATGATGCTGACTGCTCTGACCACTCAGATGAATCTCTAGAGCAATGTGGCCGCCAGCCTGCACCTCCTGTGAAGTGCTCTGCCAGTGAGGTGCAATGCGGCTCAGGTGAATGTATCCACAAAAAGTGGCGCTGTGATGGAGATCCTGACTGCAAGGATGGAAGTGATGAAATTAATTGCCGTAAGTTAACTTAGTCCTTCTCTAGGAGGTGCTGCTTGgctcctgttttattttctttacttcagCAAACCTCAAGAGTTTAAGTCTGTAATGGCTATGTCCTCAGCTTCTCGGACCTGCAGACCAGACCAGTTCAGATGTGAAGATGGGAACTGTGTCCATGGGACTAGGCAGTGCAATGGCGTGAGAGACTGTTTGGATGGTACTGATGAAGCAAATTGTAACAACGGTAAGTGTGGAACTAAGCAAGAATGAAATCTTTGCAGAAGATCTGTCGAAGCTGGTAATTGCCCTCACAATCTTCATTATCTCAGTTATCCAGTGCTCTGGACCTGGCAAATTTAAGTGCAGAAGTGGAGAATGCATAGATATCAATAAAGTGTGTAACCAGCAGAGAGACTGCAAGGACTGGAGTGACGAGCCCCTCAAGGAGTGTAGTAAGTGAACAGACTCATTACATAATGCTGACCACTAGACATACTTGGATACAGCCTCTGAGCTGTCACTTCCTTGGTGGTAAGCAACAAACCAAGAGTGACCTACTTAAAAGGCTAGTTTTAGCCTAGCCAAACTGGCTATTGGGATGACTTTTCCATGGCCAGAAGGCACCTGAAGGCATCAGAAACTCAAACTTTCAGGAGCCTCAATCTTGTCTGCTGCTGTCAACTTGTAATACAAGTAACATGCTGATAGCTAAGCAAATGTGAATTTGAGGAGGGTCTCTTGCATGTGACTTAAAGTGCCAGAGTGGTTTATCAGATGTGGCAGGCATCATTAGAAAAATCAATGGTTTCTGGTAAAGCACTCCATGACCAAGACTTTAAGACTAAATGTGTGCTGTCTCAGAACTGACCAGTTCTTCTTTTCTAGACATAAATGAATGTCTGGTGAACAATGGTGGATGCTCTCATATCTGCAGAGATCTCATTATTGGCTATGAATGTGACTGTCCAGCTGGGTTTGAGCTTATAGACAAGAGAACTTGTGGAGGCAAGTATCACTAGGTTAATGTGGACCCTACTGATGGTATTGGAAATGAGAACAAATTAAATTGTTGTCTTTACAGATATCGACGAATGCCAGAACCCTGGCATCTGTAGTCAAATCTGTATCAACCTGAAAGGGGGCTACAAATGTGAATGTAGCCGTGGCTATCAGATGGATCTTGCTACTGGGGTGTGCAAGGCAGTGGGTGAGTATTGGCATAAAACTTCTATATCCCCACTTCAAATGCTGTTGTGGTGTTGATGCTAGTTGTTGTACTGTTATCAATATAACTTGTACAGACCTGAACACTCCTATAACACTTTGCTAAGATACAGTACTTAGAGCTGCCTGATACAAACTGCTTGTATCTCCTCCCTGGGCAGGAGGACCCTCCCCATCAAGTTatggagggagaaaaggatGAGATATGGTACAGCCAAGAACTCTGTCAGCATCCACTAGCTACTGTGGAATGGCAAATACTAAATATGATAACTCTTAAACTTGTCATAAAATAACAGTATGTGACTGCATGTCTAGAAGTACAGATAACACTTACAATCTTTTCACAGGGAAGGAACCATGTCTAATTTTCACCAACCGCCGGGATATCAGGAAGATTGGCCTTGAGAGGAAAGAGTACATTCAGCTAGTAGAACAGCTGAGAAACTCCGTAGCTCTAGATGCCGATATTGCTGAGCAAAAGCTTTACTGGGCTGACTTCAGCCAAAAAGCAATCTTCAGGTAAATGGGCTCAGCTTCTGAACCCTAGTGTGCTCCCCTAAACTATCCCACACTTTACCCAAGATACTTTCCTAGGCTTTGGTGATGAGAACTAGATTCTTGATGTCCTAAAGTCAAAGTACAGTAGATGCAAGTTCCCAGTAATAGCAATGCCTATGCCTATTGCAATCCCTAGTAACCACTGCTACAATTGTACAAAAGGCACTCTGTGGAAAATCACAAGTGCATCTTCTACACTGCCTCCTGATATGTGTGCAGATGTGTGCAGTATTTGCTGAGGCATGCTAAGTGGTAGTATCTGTGCAGGAAGGGGTTGAAAGCAAGTAATTCTTGTCTTCCAGTGCTTCTATTGATACCCGTGATAAAGTTGGAAGACACATCAGAATCCTGGACAATGTACACAGCCCTGCAGGAATTGCTGTTGACTGGGTTTATAAGAACATCTACTGGTCTGACTCAGCTGCAAAGACCATCTCAGTGGCTAGCCTAGATGGcacaaaaagaaaggttttgtttctctctgagcTGAGAGAGCCAGCTGCTATTGCTGTAGATCCTCTCTCTGGGTGAGTATTTGTCCTGGTTCTCTTTAGAGTGGACCTACCAACTACTCCATGTGCTGATAATTGACTTAGGTAGCCTTTCTTAGTTATTGGTCATAATTAAAAATGATACTACAGAGTACTATAGTGCATCATACAACATAAATTCTGCTTCACAGCTTTATGTACTGGTCAGACTGGGGTGAGCCAGCAAAAATTGAAAAAGCAGGAATGAATGGATTTGACAGACAGCAGCTTGTGACAACAGAAATCCAATGGCCTAATGGAATTGCTCTAGGTATGTTGAACTTGTCTCTGTGCCAGAGGTATTCTGGAGCTTTAGCAATTTGTTTGCTACAAAAGCCAAGGTCATCCTTCAGAGAACTATTTTCAGCTTCTGAGAATTGGAAGCTCCTGCATGCCTGGAGACACTGCAACAGGCACAGATAGCACTTCTCAGATACTGAAATGGTAGCTTTTCTTGCACTGCTCTATTGTAGTTGAGGCACAGACCAATTAGGTAACACTGCAGCAGCCTTCTGCATCCTGGTATGGCAAAAAACTAGGGTAACACCGAACTATTCTTGAACCTGTGGGTGTTTCAACTTTTGCAGGAGGCTTTGGAGTTTTTCTCCATATAGATAGTAaatatgtttgggtttttcctccTAGATCTTGTAAAAAGCCGTCTGTACTGGCTTGATTCTAAATTACATACACTGTCAAGTGTGGACTTGAATGGCCAGGACCGTAGAATTGTGCTGAAGTCGCATATGttccttcctcatcctcttgcTCTAACAATATTTGAGGTAAGAATGACTTCCTGTAGTAATTGTTAAAGATCCTCTTCTTGCTAGCACATGACTAGTAACTGTGATGCTGATAACACAGATGTAATGGGATACAATAACTCTGTCTTCTAGGACCGTGTGTACTGGATTGATGGGGAGAATGAGGCAGTCTATGGTGCCAACAAATTTACTGGAGCTGAATTGGTTACCTTAGTGAACAACCTCAATGATGCACAGGACATCATTGTGTATCATGAACTTGTTCAGCCTTCAGGTAACTCTAATGCATTTATAGTTATGCCAGTGTATACTTTTAAGAAGCCTGCCCTACCTGGGTGGTAGCAAATGGTATCCCTCCCCTGTATAGATGTCTACTTCTACTTGGAGTGCTTGGAGCTTCTAACATAGGTACCCCCACTGGGGTTGAGAGAAGGTCTAGCTGCAGTTGCTCTTTCTTAGGCAGAGTAGGTACATATCTATAACCTGCAGAGACAAGTAACTCTCCTAGAGCAATTGAGCAAATAGTAGTGCTATATACCTGGAATATGAAGGCTCATTCCTGTCAACTGTTGTACCAACAGGCAGGAACTGGTGTGAAGAGAACATGGCAAATGGAGGCTGTAGCTACCtgtgcctgcctgctcctcagATAAATGAACACTCTCCAAAGTACACCTGTGCATGTCCTCTTGGGTACTTCTTGCAGGAGGATGGTCTGATATGTGCAGGTATGGTGCCatgactgaattttttttccaggatggATGGGGAGGGAGTAGGGGTACTGAATCTGTTGGAGGCAAATACGGCAGTATAGGCCAACAGCTTTGCATGAGTTATTCTGATGTAATTATTCTTGGAGGGGGTGGTCTTCAGCATGCATTAAGCTGGCCCTCAAAGTGTGCAGGTGTTGTTCAAAGTCCATGCTTGGCTTCTGCATCATCATCATTTGCAATAAAAGCTTGTCCCTCCATGGTTTTCTGCAGACAGCAAGCACATGCACAATATATAGAGCCCCTTTGTTATAAAACAAGGGGTATAAACTAACAGGGCTCTACAGCGTATAAATGCACAATGTTGAAAAGCTCGTAAACTGATTTTGCTGGTCAAGGAAATCTGTTTGGACCTTCTTTTGTGGTCCAAACAAACATGTGCTGCTACTACTCTGAGCACTGACTATATGGCAGGCTTGTTTGTCCAGTGGAGTGGAACTAGAAACTCCAAGGTGCCACTTGCTATATCGCATGTTGATTCTGACCACCATAGTTAGAGCACTGAATGCAAGGACACTGTCCTCAGCTGGCTGCTCTAAAGGGTTGCTGTAGGTATCACAGACTACGTAACAAACTTGTGGAACTAAAATCTCACTTGGAAAACGTGAAGTGAGGGATGGGGTGGCTTACTGTTGTCATGACTCTAAATACCTGTAACTCATGCCTGATTAACAGTCTAGCCTTgttcttgaaattatttttgatcaAAACCCTTCAGCTGAGGGTGTGCTAGTGAAATAACTAATGTCAGTGTTTCCAATAAAGCTAACAAGCTGCATGATCATTCTGCCATCTGCTAAACATTCACTACCATGGCTGTCATAGCTAAGCCATTGCAGCACTTCAGGATTAACTGGGTTCTTGATCTATAATTAGTTTCAGGTACTGGAACAACTGTGGCTTACACTGAGGCTAAAGATACcagcacaacagaaaaatctccAACTGTTGGACTAGTTCCTGGAGGTACTGGTCCCGATAACTCAGACTGCTAAACAttagagaaattaaatgcaaactgACCCACTAGGCTACTTGAAGTTTTCTCCTTTGCATGCAAGTAGAGAACACAGGCCAGGTCATGTGTGTAGTACAAGTACAACAGCTGGAGCATGTAATAAACAGAATTAGTTCACTTATGACAGTGTGGAACCTATAGGTTCCAAAAAATCCAAGGAGTACTCAGAGAAGGCAAGCAATACAAAAAGCTCTCTACTAATACAGGATGAAGTCTTTTAGGCTGTTATTGCGGTGTGTTACTGAGAAGCTAATATATGATAGCAGCTTCTGGGCTTGGGAGGTGCTTGCATCTGACAAAGTCTGCTGGCCTGTCAGTAAGCAAGCTTACTATTTCAAATTCTTGTGCAGGATTCAACGTCAATGGTACATCTGAAGTAGCTGCAAGTAGAGGAACATCAGCAGCTTGGATTGCTCTTCCTGTCTGTGAGTACAGCATTCACTAGCCTTTGGGACCCTATGTGGTGGGACAAGCCACTCTTAGAAGCTTCACTTGACTCTACTCTATACTTgcaatttgtttttctccctaaaGTATTGCTGGCGGTGGCTGCAGTGGCTGGCTACTTCATGTGGCATAACTGGCAGCACAAGAACATGAAGAGCATGAATTTTGATAATCCTGTCTACCTGAAAACTACAGAAGAGGACCTCACAATTGATATTGGAAGACACAGCAGTTCAGTAGGACACACCTATCCTGCAGTAAGTAAACATATTGACATGTCCTGAGGCTCAAGGTTAATTCTCAGAGTAGACATAAGCACTGCCAAATGCTATCTGACTTCAGTTTAGGACAAATCTCTGCTCCTGaaagctgctggctgcagccagacCACTGGGCTGAATCAGCTGAGAACTTGTCCTTTTAAGCAAGGTTAAATCAGTGCTGAATGTGGTCACTAGCCAGCAGAACTAGCCTGATTCAAACTGCTGTGTAGTAATAATATGcattggtttatatttttattattacaattGTAGCTAACTTACACTTATTTTGTACAGATATCTGTTGTAAGCACAGATGATGATATGGCGTGAGCACTGGATCAGCAATCGCTTCCGGTTTACTTGTGTTTTACACTCTTTGGGGATAGTAACCAGGTTTGTGGCTGAAAGACTTCCTCCATTCTTGGAAGAAAGAAGATACTTTCTGTATGTATGGAACACTTATGTAAATAGCTATTTTATACAGGTTAACAACAAACTCTGTAAATACCTGTCCACAACAATTCAGCTTTTAGTGGTTACCATTTTATCAGTAACCCTTGGATTGGTCAGTCAGTAACACCACTGACCAAATATAAAGCACTTTCCATAGAAAGCCATATTCCAGCCACAACTTGTAACACCTGTACATATGTGTATAGGCCACCTGTAAATACTATTCTTGGAAAATCCCTATTAAGCACTTTGAAATACTTCAAATGTAAATTATTGTACACTGTCTTTTTCAATGATTGGGGCAATGGCAATAGGAAAAAACGGGTTACTATGATTGCCAAAAATTTGTAAGCATAAGTAATTTTGTATGTATGACTGAAACAATCTTGTCTGTTATCTCCTTAGAGGTATACAGGTATGAATGCTCTTTAAGAAACCACTGTAAATCTTAAAtgcagaggagggggaaaaaataaaaaataattaagcactTAAAGTATTGGCTTCCATTATTATGTTAGCATTGAAGTAAAATAGAGTATCTCCTAAGTTGGAAACTTTAGTGGGCTGCACTACTACTGCCAGCCAGAACATGAAGTATTTGAGTTATTTCAGCGGTACCACAGACTGCTAAGTCTGTACTGACCTGCCACGTGACTGAGGCTTATACTTGAGACTAATACTGTGCAGCATACTGGACTGAATGAGTCTTCTTTCATAGGAGTCCAGCTGTACTCCTAAGTTAGGATTGATAGTGACTGAAAATACTCCTCTACTATTGCAAGCTCTTCAGAGGTAGCATTGGCAGAGATGCTGTGTGGACACAGGTCAGAGCATTGTCTGCCAGGTAAGTGTAAGGTCCTTGCAAAGGACATAAGCTTACAGTGGTGTCAGGCTGTTAGCAGTTATTCCTCATGGCAGTGTCAGTGCAAGTTAGAGCTTTGTAGCTGCTACACCTGTACAAAGCAATAGCAGAGCTATGACTTGGCCCCTAATCATGGCAGCCCACTCCTGCTGAAAAGCCCCTGTTATTCCATGTGTAGTGACAGAAGTTCCCTGCAATAAGCATCAGTGAGCTAGTGTCCCCTTTTCTGTGGGAACTCAATTCATTGTAATGGCTCTAAGGCTCCAGCACTTCAAGTGATAGCTTTCTCTTGGGTGACCatcagagtgaaaaataaattttacaacTGTTCTGGGGCTGAGAAGGTGATATTCATATCTATATAACTATTTAGTACCATACTACTTGTGTGCTAATTTTAGTAGCACCAAGTATGTTCCTTATCCACTGAACACCTCTGGTTCATTCATGCAATAGAGAAGGATTAAGACCGAATTAACTTGCAGGTTCTGTGGTCTTCAGGCATTTTGCTCTGTGATCAAGTTTAGAGTAAAGGAAGAGGAAGTTTTTGATCTTTATGGCATAACTACTTGGTAGTCTCCAACTGAATAAAAGGTAGCTTCCCTAGCCAGTAGTAGTTTTCTtaatgacaaattatttttctgggtTTCTCCCCTGATACTGCAGGATCTTAGTGTATGTCACCCCATAACTACTGTAGCAGGAGGTGCTATTTCACTGTTACTAATACTTCCCCCTTCAAGGTGAAGAAATTACTCCTGATTGCATGCAGGTTGAAGGCTAAGACATAATTTGGAAGAAGCAAAAATCTGGCTATGCTTTAGTGATGACTTGTTAAATCATTCTCAATAATCATGTCTCTAAAATAGTAACAATAAAAATCATTGAGTCAGAACTTGGATCAGTTCCTGGGCTTGGTTCTAATGTCTGTTCTCATACAGTTACAGCTGGGGTCTGCTCTCTTAATTGTCTCCTGTGTATTGTGGACTCCTTTCTTGACAGATGAGGACAGCTGCCAACTTCTGCAGATTTAAAATAAGTTGTTTCTAGCAAGCTGATGATTCTTTGGGGAGTTGAAGCTTCTAGCCAGCTATCCCTGGCAACTCTTGTCTGTCTGTAGACATTTGCAGTATCTGGAATGCATGTGCACTGAAACGTCTTGCAAAAGATTAGGATGTAAGGAGACCTTTAAAGTTTCTGGCTAAGAATACTGTATCTATTTTGCTGAGTGCTTTCTGGGATAAAGTGCCTTTCATATCAGCCTAGTATGTAAGGTTTATTAGTTATTGGATAGAATACaacttttttcagttaaatcaaGATACTACAAAGTATTTGTGTTGAAATGTGACAAAACCTAAAACATAATTCTCAGCCAGTTTGTTATAAATTTGCATGGCAGCTAAATAGAGACAAAATGCTCTGCCTTTTCAGTCTTTGTACAACTGAACAGCTCTGTTTGCTAACACATGGAGTAGACCCATAAAGACACTTCTTCCTTGAGGTTAACATTCTGTTGAAGTAGCAACTTAAATCTATTTTGGGAAGCTGAGTTCTTGCAGAAACTGTGGACTCTGGGAACTTGTTTTCTGACTTTAGTCCAATGTGCTGAACAAACTTGCCAGAATAGTACCCCTTGGCACACAAAAGTAGTTTCTATAGTCTATAGGAGACTTAGCACTTTACCAGATAAAACTTCTGTGCCTTCAAATAGCAAGGAGGAGTGGGGAGTATCAGGCAGTAGCATAAGATGGCCTGTACTTAGTTGCAGATGTTGTTTGGCTCTTAATCTCACTAGGTTTATTCTGCCCTGCCCCTCTTCATTTTTGTATTATGAAATCGTTGTTTACTTCTACAGCAGGCTTGGAGAGTAGTCAGGGATTCCTTCTGTAAAAAGCAGATCCAACTTGCATAGACAAATGCCTTACTATctttgaacaattttttttcttctgccatctGCAAGTGTTTGACTCTGTTTTATTGCTTTGCCATGTGACTGTTTTGGCACCTAATGAAGGTGGTATTGCTGTACTGAgcactcctgcagcagcagcctgtggctgtgctggtggctgCTAAATTAATTCTCAGATACTACCTTTGTCTTAGCTCCTCTGCTGCAGTCTCATGGGCTGTCAGAGCAATGGGACCTTAACGAATTTCGTCAGCTTTCACTGTTAAGTTGTATTTGTATTCCTCTTGAAGAGCTTGCTGCTAATAGATACATAAATATGGCTTTTGTTAGTTATTGAACTAGTATTCAAGGTAATGGCACAATTTTTGTTTCCTAGCTAAATGCAAAGCCCTCTGGTCAGTGTCTGCTAGCCAGTGTGAGTGCAAAAGCTAGGTTTAAAACTGCCTTTCTCTCCCTTACAAATACTCAAATTTCTCTTAATactgtccctctgctcccacaCTCTTTGTCTCCTGTTTGATCTGCCTTTGAGCAATAATGTAAAATATCTATAATGccagcaaaaccagaggaaaatgaaCATAAAGGGAATTGAAGTTACTCATATGATtcacttctttcccttttgtacCTCATTCCCCTACAGATAGCTGCAGCGTCCCTTTTCCCAACCCAACTTGTATttgcttacatttttaatggaCATACCTTTTTTTATCAGATCTTTGCTGAAACAGTGAAGATCCATTTATCTATGGATAGATTAGGGAAAAGGGACAGAGAAGGACTCGGGTTGGAAGAAATAGgatgataaaggaaaaaaagcttacaGCTACAGAAGCACTCTTCACTCCATAAACGTGAATGTGAGTGAAGACCTGCCAGTACTTTCTGCAGATATGCTATAGCATGCCTGTGAAGAAACAGGCTGGTATGCCTCTTTTGAGCTGTCTCACAACAGTGATTGGTATTGTCACTGACTGGAAGAAGGTGCTTGAAGAGGTCTGCTCTGTTGAAGTGCAGAAGCCAACTTAATGTGTTCCTggcttgctggttttttttacttctttcctcCTGAAAGTTTTACAATTTGCCCatatcaaatgaaaaaatctttagagcaggggagggagagagaggcagTGAAATAACAGGCTGTTGAACATCCAAAATGAAGACTGCCTGTGGAAAGGATGATGGTCTTAATTATCCCTTGCACAGCCCTGGTCAGGCAGGACACTTACACACCTCTGTCAAGCCATGGAAAAATGCTTCATGTCATAcatgggggggaaaaaccaaGTACCACAACCTGAATAGTCACTGAAGCCTAACTTAAAGACACTCTTTGATCTATAATGAATTGCTTGAGCATAGGAAACACTAAACACTAAATCAAGACAAATGACTGgtaaaaacaaatattcagtagaaatattttttttttttttgctatggaGATGTCCTCTGCAGATAAACTAAGCAGTTTTCAGGTCCTTTTTCCCTACCTTCTCTAGACAGGCTTTCTTGCAGTCAAACTTCAAAATACATGGAAATGTTATACTGCACTGTCAGTGCATAGACTTAAAGCTTAAATAGTTGGATAACAACTTGAAAGGATTAACTTAACATTCAGAGCAGTTGTTTCCTTCCAGGGGAAAGTATTTGTTGTTGAAAGGTCTCTTGGAAAAGCTGATCATTGAATACAGTAAGTGCCATAACAATCTAGAAGCAGTGTTGCCTGCTCTAAGGTCTCTATTGTGGATGCGTGCAAGTGAGAagtggtggtttggtttggacAGCTTACTGCTTATTCCTTTTTTGGGcctttaaatacattaaaaactcACCTGTCCATTTAAATTAAGACTTAGAGTTTCCAATTCAAGGAAGTTAGCCTGTAATTTTGTAGTTGCGTAATGTCTTGTAGTTGCAGTTTTTAGCTGATGAACTCAGCAATAGAGTATGTGCTTTAAGAGGTT
Encoded proteins:
- the VLDLR gene encoding very low-density lipoprotein receptor isoform X1 — encoded protein: MRSDWQLKDPSAAAGGGGPGRGAGRRAVPCCRALCLLIALSCLRAAADGARATCEESQFSCGNGRCIPLLWKCDGDEDCSDGSDENACVKKTCAESDFVCISGQCVPNRWQCDGDPDCEDGSDESAELCHMRTCRVNEISCGPQSTQCIPVSWKCDGEKDCDSGEDEENCGNVTCSPAEFTCSSGQCISKSFVCNGQDDCSDGSDELECAPPTCGVHEFQCKSSTCIPISWVCDDDADCSDHSDESLEQCGRQPAPPVKCSASEVQCGSGECIHKKWRCDGDPDCKDGSDEINCPSRTCRPDQFRCEDGNCVHGTRQCNGVRDCLDGTDEANCNNVIQCSGPGKFKCRSGECIDINKVCNQQRDCKDWSDEPLKECNINECLVNNGGCSHICRDLIIGYECDCPAGFELIDKRTCGDIDECQNPGICSQICINLKGGYKCECSRGYQMDLATGVCKAVGKEPCLIFTNRRDIRKIGLERKEYIQLVEQLRNSVALDADIAEQKLYWADFSQKAIFSASIDTRDKVGRHIRILDNVHSPAGIAVDWVYKNIYWSDSAAKTISVASLDGTKRKVLFLSELREPAAIAVDPLSGFMYWSDWGEPAKIEKAGMNGFDRQQLVTTEIQWPNGIALDLVKSRLYWLDSKLHTLSSVDLNGQDRRIVLKSHMFLPHPLALTIFEDRVYWIDGENEAVYGANKFTGAELVTLVNNLNDAQDIIVYHELVQPSGRNWCEENMANGGCSYLCLPAPQINEHSPKYTCACPLGYFLQEDGLICAVSGTGTTVAYTEAKDTSTTEKSPTVGLVPGGFNVNGTSEVAASRGTSAAWIALPVLLLAVAAVAGYFMWHNWQHKNMKSMNFDNPVYLKTTEEDLTIDIGRHSSSVGHTYPAISVVSTDDDMA
- the VLDLR gene encoding very low-density lipoprotein receptor isoform X2; translation: MRSDWQLKDPSAAAGGGGPGRGAGRRAVPCCRALCLLIALSCLRAAADGARATCEESQFSCGNGRCIPLLWKCDGDEDCSDGSDENACVKKTCAESDFVCISGQCVPNRWQCDGDPDCEDGSDESAELCHMRTCRVNEISCGPQSTQCIPVSWKCDGEKDCDSGEDEENCGNVTCSPAEFTCSSGQCISKSFVCNGQDDCSDGSDELECAPPTCGVHEFQCKSSTCIPISWVCDDDADCSDHSDESLEQCGRQPAPPVKCSASEVQCGSGECIHKKWRCDGDPDCKDGSDEINCPSRTCRPDQFRCEDGNCVHGTRQCNGVRDCLDGTDEANCNNVIQCSGPGKFKCRSGECIDINKVCNQQRDCKDWSDEPLKECNINECLVNNGGCSHICRDLIIGYECDCPAGFELIDKRTCGDIDECQNPGICSQICINLKGGYKCECSRGYQMDLATGVCKAVGKEPCLIFTNRRDIRKIGLERKEYIQLVEQLRNSVALDADIAEQKLYWADFSQKAIFSASIDTRDKVGRHIRILDNVHSPAGIAVDWVYKNIYWSDSAAKTISVASLDGTKRKVLFLSELREPAAIAVDPLSGFMYWSDWGEPAKIEKAGMNGFDRQQLVTTEIQWPNGIALDLVKSRLYWLDSKLHTLSSVDLNGQDRRIVLKSHMFLPHPLALTIFEDRVYWIDGENEAVYGANKFTGAELVTLVNNLNDAQDIIVYHELVQPSGRNWCEENMANGGCSYLCLPAPQINEHSPKYTCACPLGYFLQEDGLICAGFNVNGTSEVAASRGTSAAWIALPVLLLAVAAVAGYFMWHNWQHKNMKSMNFDNPVYLKTTEEDLTIDIGRHSSSVGHTYPAISVVSTDDDMA